From the Serratia nematodiphila DZ0503SBS1 genome, one window contains:
- a CDS encoding transporter substrate-binding domain-containing protein has product MQTIPAAVLDDLAPQGVLRAAINYGNPVLAQAGADGKPQGASVELAAALARELGVALELVNYDAAGKVFADLDSGAWNLAFMAIEPVRAAQIAFSEPYVIIEGTYLVANDAPYSEVAQLDRPEVRIAVGQGAAYDLFLSRTLQQAQLVRAATSAEAIALFFERGLEAAAGVRQPLLAAAAAHPGYRVLDGHFTAIRQAMAVPRQNTQGAAYVNAFIERCKANGLVKAALQRSGQGEVTVAPPRRDQFSSTAYWSTGVIFLISLLSNRNCS; this is encoded by the coding sequence ATGCAGACAATCCCCGCAGCGGTACTCGACGATCTGGCCCCGCAAGGCGTGTTGCGCGCGGCGATCAACTACGGCAATCCGGTGCTGGCGCAGGCCGGGGCTGATGGCAAACCGCAAGGCGCTTCGGTGGAGCTGGCCGCCGCGCTGGCTCGCGAACTGGGCGTGGCGCTGGAGCTGGTCAATTATGACGCGGCCGGCAAGGTGTTCGCCGATCTGGACAGCGGCGCCTGGAACCTGGCGTTTATGGCCATCGAGCCGGTGCGCGCGGCGCAGATCGCCTTCAGCGAACCCTACGTGATCATCGAGGGGACTTACCTGGTGGCGAACGACGCGCCTTACTCTGAGGTGGCGCAGCTCGACCGGCCGGAGGTGCGCATCGCGGTCGGGCAGGGGGCGGCGTACGATCTGTTTTTATCGCGCACTCTGCAGCAGGCGCAATTAGTGCGGGCGGCAACCTCCGCCGAGGCGATCGCGCTGTTTTTCGAACGGGGGCTGGAGGCGGCGGCCGGCGTGCGTCAACCGCTGTTGGCCGCCGCGGCCGCCCATCCCGGCTACCGAGTGCTGGACGGACATTTTACCGCCATCCGCCAGGCGATGGCGGTGCCGCGGCAAAACACGCAGGGCGCCGCCTATGTGAACGCGTTTATCGAACGCTGCAAGGCCAATGGGCTGGTGAAGGCGGCCCTGCAGCGCAGCGGCCAGGGCGAGGTGACGGTGGCGCCGCCTCGGCGTGATCAGTTCAGCTCCACCGCGTACTGGTCTACCGGGGTGATTTTCTTGATCAGCTTATTGTCGAACAGGAACTGTTCGTAA
- a CDS encoding ABC transporter substrate-binding protein produces MIKQTVCGLLLGAAITGQAGAADKLTLVLDWYINPDHAPIMVAEQIGAFKAAGLDVKIVPPSDPALPPRLVAAKQADLAITYQPQLHFFADQGLPLMRVGTLINTPLNTVIALDKNITSPADLKGKTVGYSVSGIEQATLATMVEHEHLKPQDIKLINVNFQLTSALLAGQVDAVIGGYRNIEALELKLQGKKPVVFNVEDYGVPAYDELIIVANRDAVNEPKIRKFLVALKQGSDYLHAHPQDTWLAFAKAHPELNTELNKQAWQASLPLFARDPAKLDRARYQAYEQFLFDNKLIKKITPVDQYAVELN; encoded by the coding sequence ATGATCAAACAAACCGTCTGCGGGCTGTTGCTCGGCGCCGCCATCACCGGCCAGGCCGGCGCGGCCGACAAGCTGACGCTGGTGCTCGACTGGTACATCAACCCCGATCACGCGCCGATTATGGTGGCCGAGCAGATCGGCGCCTTCAAGGCCGCAGGGCTGGACGTCAAGATCGTGCCGCCGTCCGATCCGGCGCTGCCGCCGCGGCTGGTGGCCGCCAAACAGGCCGACCTCGCCATCACCTATCAGCCGCAGCTGCATTTCTTCGCCGATCAGGGCCTGCCGCTGATGCGCGTCGGCACGCTGATCAACACGCCGCTGAACACGGTGATCGCGCTGGATAAAAACATCACCTCGCCGGCGGATCTCAAAGGCAAAACGGTGGGTTACTCGGTCAGCGGCATCGAACAGGCGACGCTGGCCACCATGGTCGAACACGAGCATCTCAAACCGCAGGATATCAAGCTCATCAACGTCAACTTCCAACTGACCAGCGCCCTGCTGGCGGGCCAGGTCGATGCGGTGATCGGCGGCTACCGCAATATCGAAGCGCTGGAGCTGAAGCTGCAGGGCAAAAAGCCTGTGGTGTTCAACGTCGAAGACTACGGCGTGCCGGCCTACGACGAGTTGATCATCGTCGCCAACCGCGATGCGGTGAACGAGCCGAAAATTCGCAAATTCCTCGTCGCGCTGAAGCAAGGCAGCGACTACCTGCACGCGCACCCGCAGGACACCTGGTTGGCGTTCGCCAAGGCGCACCCGGAGCTGAATACCGAGCTGAACAAACAGGCGTGGCAAGCCAGCCTGCCGCTGTTCGCCCGCGATCCGGCCAAGTTGGATCGGGCCCGCTACCAGGCTTACGAACAGTTCCTGTTCGACAATAAGCTGATCAAGAAAATCACCCCGGTAGACCAGTACGCGGTGGAGCTGAACTGA